tcatggaaattttgtctttagagaaaatttcatggaaattttgtctttagagaaaatttcatggaaattttgtctttagagaaaatttcatggaaattttgtctttagagaaaatttcatggaaattttgtctttagaaaaaatttcatggaaatgttgtctttagagaaaatttcatgtaaatttcgaaaattgcCTAAAGGCTTTCAATGTCAACACTCACCTGTGGAATTTCGAAACAAAAGCGTCGTTCACCAGGAACTCATCCGAAGGATCGATATCCttagtttttgttttagaaTTTCGCACCAACAAACGTTGTGAGGGTTTGCCCATGGACAGTGATTGTATAGCCCTTTGCAGCTCACGTTCGGGTATATCAGTTTCTTGCAAGATTTCCTCATAGGTCATGACCTCACGATTATTGAAAAGCATCAATATGCACATCTGCAAAAGAGGCAAAAATGGACATATAGCGAAAGATAAAACCAGTGGTTGGCTTATGTCATTACCTGATACGTGGATACCGTTAAAATGTGTTTGCGTGTTGTTGTGGGTATAGCACATGCACCCGCGCTAGTCGAGGAGGACATACTTGAACTGGGGCCATCTTTGTCCGCAACAGCGGCGGCACTATCGGTTGGTTTGCGGCCATAAAATACAGCATTTAAGCAAGcatttcctagggaaaaatgatgtagaaaaaaagaatatttgaaaattttgtaatgtgATTAGAGATAGACCATACCCAGTTGTGGCTGTAAGGTCAATTGACGTCCTGAATGCTtatccaaataaaatttcttaaatatttcataTGCTTCCCTAGGAGCTGCTGGTATATTACAATTAGGCGTTGAAGtctatggaaacaaaaaaaaatagacaTCAATGAGTATGAGCTTAAATGGCTAGTAGGTGGATGGCTACCAACCTGTGTGGGCCAAAAACCGGTAGTTAATATCCTACATGTAAATTCTACGGACAAATTAATGTTATGATTTGTTATATAGGTTTTGAACTCCTCATTGGTGGTATTCGATATAGACATATCCTTGAACATTCCCTCCAATTTAGATGTGAATTGACAGCCGCACTCAGTCTGCAAAACaaagtaaacattttcaaagtGACAGGTGGCTGACATGGGTTGAGCGGGAAGAGGTTTACCTTCAATTTTGAAATCATGTTCTTTTCAAAATCATCTGAAACAGATTTATTGAGCAGCAAACGCTTGGCTAAATGAGTTTTGTAATAACGTTCAAACACATCCTTTTCCAGCAAGAATCTAAACAGTACCATGGTCTTATCGAGTATTacttcaatttcctgttcactCATCTAAAGTAAAGGAAGAGGTGAAATTATTAAACCATTCTGggaattctttttgttttttttttttcaacttactCCCTTGCCTCCCTTCTTCAGCTTATCATCTATGAACAGTGACAAATATTCCGGCGATTTGGAATTTAAATTAAGGAAATGCTCAAAATCCGAAGATATGACATTCTTAAAAAGCCGATCATTATTGAATGAATGATGCAAAAACTGATCAAAACGATCCTTGAGGTCTAGCAGATTTTGGACAAACGATATGGGATTTGTGCTGCCATTTTCCTCTTCCTTAACCAACATACGCCCCTGCTCCCTTAGATAGGCTGACATGGTGTCGGCAATAACTTTTAGACCTTCATCCTTCAAACGGGAAAATAATTTATATGTACAAGCCAAATCATCCGTTTTGGAGTTCTTAATCATATAGACGACACCGGAATTTTCCATTTCCACAATAGTACGCATATGTTTCTTGATAAGTTCATCTTCGACCACCTTCACAATACGCGGTTCAGTGTCTTTGTCCAAATAGAGAGCGGCTCGAGAAGATTCTTCTTGAATGCGAGACTGAAAAGAacagaaaaagaaattaaaaacgcAATTGTGTTTAAAGACAAttcttttttctaaagaaaaatttcagtgaaaaaaatttcagtgaaattttttctaaattttctaaagaaaaatttcagtgaaaattttctaaagaaaaatttcagtgaaaattttctaaagaaaaatttcagtgaaaattttctaaagaaaaatttcagtgaaaattttctaaagaaaaatttccatgaaattttctctaaagataaaatttccatgaaattttctctaaagataaaatttccatgaaattttctctaaagacaaactttccatgaaattttctctaaagacaaaatttccatgaaattttctctaaagacaaaatttccatgaaattttctctaaagacaaaatttccatgaaattttctctaaagacaaaatttctatgaaatattctctaaagacgaaatttccatgaaattttctctagagacaaaatttccatgaaactttctctatagacaaaatttccatgaaattttctctatagacaaaatttccatgaaattttctctaaacacaaaatttccatgaaattttctctaaagacaaaatttccatgaaattttctctaaagacaaaatttccatgaaattttctctaaagacaaaatttccatgaaattttctctaaagacaaaatttccatgaaattttctctaaagacaaaatttccatgaaattttctctaaagacaaaatttccatgaaattttctctaaagacaaaatttgcgagaaattttctctaaagacaaaatttgcatgaaattttctctaaagacaaaatttccatgaaattttctctaaagacaaaatttccatgaaattttctctaaagacaaaatttccatgaaattttctctaaagacaaaatttccatgaaattttctctaaagacaaaatttccatgaaattttctctaaagacaaaatttccatgaaattttctctaaagacaaaatttccatgaaattttctctaaagacaaaatttccatgaaattttctttaaagacaaaattttctctaaagataaaatttccatgaaattttctctaaagacaaaatttccatgaaattttctctaaagacaaaatttccatgaaattttctctaaagacaaaatttccatgaaattttctctaaagacaaaatttccatgaaattttctctaaagacaaaatttccatgaaattttctctaaagacaaaatttccatgaaattttctctaaagacaaaatttccatgaaattttctctaaagacaaaatttccatgaaattttctctaaagacaaaatttccatgaaattttctctaaagacaaaatttccatgaaattttctctaaagacaaaatttccatgaaattttctctaaagacaaaatttccatgaaattttctctaaagacaaaatttccatgaaattttctctaaagacaaaatttccatgaaattttctctaaagacaaaatttccatgaaattttctctaaagacaaaatttccatgaaattttctctaaagacaaaatttccatgaaattttctctaaagacaaaatttccatgaaattttctctaaagacaaaatttccatgaaattttctctaaagacaaaatttccatgaaattttctctaaagacaaaatttccatgaaattttcgctaaagacaaaatttccatgaaattttcgctaaagacaaaatttccatgaaattttctctaaagacaaaatttccatgaaattttctctaaagacaaaatttccatgaaattttctctaaagacaaaatttccatgtaattttctctaaagacaaaatttccatgaaattttctctaaagacaaaatttccatgaaatttactctaaagacaacattttcatgaaattttttttaaaaacaaaatttccatgaaatttctctaaaaacaaaatttccatgaaattttctctagagacaaaatttccatgaaattttctctatagacaaaatttccatgaaattttccctatagacaaaatttccatgaaatgttctctaaagacaaaatttgcgagaaattttctctaaagtcagctttttcagtgaaattttctgtaaaaacagcatttcattaaaattttacgcGTAAAATTCTTCTCACCTCAACTTTCTTTAGATAAACACTAGCATTATTTTCGGCCAAAAACTTTTGTGATTCGAATTTATAAAACGatgccgattgggacaaaaaTGGTTTCTCAAAATCATCCTCATAGACTGAACGTGAATTGATGCCCAAAGCCATTAGCATTTGGCAAGCATTTTTAATGGCCAAGTGATTGATGGCCTCACCGCTGCGTTCATCCATTACCATATTTAAGAGAGTTTCGCGCAAGGCCTTCTGTATCTCTGAATAGCGAACAATCTAAAAaatgagaaacaaaaacaaattttatttattattgtaaGAAAGAAATCTTTTCCACTTACATCATCTCGAAATAGTATCAGCCCTAAATTATAAACATTTTCCACTTCTCGATTTTGCACATACACTCGATCCATATACATGAGTATGTCTCTTATCATTACCATTGATGTCTGATGATCCGTCCAGGCCTGATTCAATTTGGGCAAAAAGTTATTGTGCAAACTTTCCAGCACATCTTTGCGCACCTTCTCCTCCAGATGCTCTTTGACCACCTCACGCAAACCGAAATATAAACGATGGCCATATTTGTGCAGCACCATGTTGTAGGCATTGCGATAGAGTTGCTCAAATGAGAGGCCcgaattgtttttcttttgaatttcCTGTATGGCATTCTTTAAACTTGCCCATATGGTTTCCACATACTTCTCATCCATGGAGGCCTAGAGAAGACacaaaagagaaaaattatgaaaaaaggtaaaaaaaactaacaattttagcaaggctaatttcgtcatatttCTTGCAACAATATAAGCGGTAGGATCAGTAAGGTAGACCAACTGCAAATGCATATTTGTTCGATTGACAAGCAAGGGGAATACTCCACAGATGTAAATGATTGCTGTCTaatgcaagtttaagctccttttttattgccgagttcaAACGGAGCAGAGCGGCATTACTTagcaatcccatggtagccggttttacgtaccggattggccctatggagttcttcatcagtgtatgctacaacaacaacttagcagagaagttttacatagttgATTACCTTAGAAATGTCGCCAAAactaggagaggataaccaccgctgaacattttttctaaagttaTGTCCGgcatttgaacccagacgtttaaCACCAAAGCGAGGACTTCCTTATCTTGGTGCTACGGGGGCCTCCTATCGCAGATGTCCTAAAAGTGGGGGTCCAAAGTCGGCATCGTACAATCGCCACCCTATGGTAAGATCTCAATGCCTTCCGGAGGGTGCGAAATAGGGTATAAGTAAAGGTTAAACAAAGCCGGAGATTTTATCCCCAAAAAGTTCAACTCCATTTCCTTAGGCACAAGACCTTTCAAGTGTATATGatagcaatgcaaatttgcccaagaatattcccctaaggaacaggagcgaacctctcacatatcaataagtgctgtccttttcaaatttaagctcaacgataaggggcctcctttttatagcagagtccgaacggtgacacctctttgggcagaagtttttacatggcaaagtacctcagaaatgtagccagcattagtaagggcttcaccaccgctgaaaatgttcctgatgttcacgccggggtttgaacccaggcgttcagcttcataggcggacaagctaacctctgcggtggCCACCATATTAATTAGTTAACCATAATCTACTTACAGGAATTTGTGCACTATAATTGATTTGAACTTTACTGGAGCTATCAATGCTATTGGAGAGATGGGTATTTGCAGTTTCCGAGATGCGTACTCTTCTAATGTTGCGTAAGCGCGAAATTCTAAATGGTCGTCCACGTTTCATACCAATTGAAATGTAAGTCGCACGTTCagcgtataaaaaaaaatatagtgggagtgaagtttttattttgtgaCAGCAATGTCTAACAAAGAGGATAGAAATAACAGAGAACATTTGACAGCAAATGTCAAGTTTATAGGTGTcgtcaaggcgtatttaataaggtggccccATCGGCGAATTCCTGCAACAAAacatcttttttgggaacttgatatgtcaaaatttgtaaacagggcgaaatttgtaaatagcgcggcgatcggtcctatggaccggagcGAGCTTTCTCACCTATAGGAGCCTGATGAGTATCGCAACCTCCACATGAACCACCATGATggcaggtttaaatagttttcataaGGTTATTGTAACCGTAGatagctaccaagtgaatgctaacaaatgactcaaataggaagattgtgATTAGAGATCAATCACCACAAGGAGGTTGTGTTCCCCCTTTTGGCTATTGGATATCTGCCGGATTTTCAGGTCATttaaagtttgttggctacgaggATGACGTTGTCATCATAGTGTGTGGCCGTTCAAAGTGCATTTAAGTGTCaagcaagaaaaaacaaattaaaaaaatttccattaattttAGAGGCTTTACCCACAAAACTACCAAGATGGCAGGTAGGATGCTGTAGCGATAAAATAGCTACCAAGTGCAGACCAGGCTCAATTCCAATTGGGCTAGCATTCTTTCCAACTTCATGGGCGTGTGTCTCGATTGCAACCAGGGACTACACATCACATGCGTCAAATGTATGATCATCTATGATGGACATGAGGATTCCTCCTGAATTGAGTTCATACCATTTTAATGAGCAGGATAATTAGCCTACCACTAGCAAAGGCCTCAAATAGGAATGTTGTGATTAGAGCTCAATCACCACAAGAACGGGGTTTGTACCACTTTTTGAGGCTCTTGGGGGATTTTCAGATCATTTGAAAAGGAAGAGGTTACAGTTTGTTGGCTACGAGAATGACGTTTTAATCTTGGTGTGCGTTCGTTCGGAGTGCATATAGTATGCTGCCAAGATTGGCCAATGGGCTTGGGGTAAACCGCCGAAAGATTGAGTTGGTACTATTCACCAATATGAGGCAATTTGGTGTGTTCAGGGGACCACTCTAACATGTGGTGGTGCTGCCGCTCTCACTATTGATAGGGGTCCTTACAAGCCAGTGCAGTCGCGCTGGGCGCATGACGGATTTACGCATGATTTGTGGGGATGAGGAGTTATAGACGGTTGAGCACCTATTGTGGCACTGCCCCGAAATTGAGGGAATAGGCGCAGGACTATGGCTAAATGAACACCTTTTTTCTTGTCTAAATTATTTCCAGGCACATAGTCCTTTCGCCATGCTTGACCACGATAGGGACTTGAAACGGCAGATAGGATGGAACTACTCCAGCCAGCCAGGCTTCCATTAATATCATGCATGTTGGTTCCTTATCTTCTTCATCATAATATTTGGCATTGCAATgccataaattttgtttttcagcaCTTTTTAAATCTTTTCGAGGACGACACAGGGAACCTAGTTCCCAGTGTGAAGCTGATGGCGATTGAGGTTGTTAGACATTAACATTATAAAACCTAAGTTTGAGTACCGTtacagcagcaaacacaaaaataaatgtagAGACTTGTTTTGAAGTctaaggcgaattcaaaaagGAATTGACAAGTTCCATCAGCCGtgctgatgcggccaccttattaaatacgacTTGGGTGccgttaattattttatttttcttcaaagcaagcagctctgccgaaaaaaataaaatttacagagaaagaaatgaaataaaaatacacATATTGGAAGCTAAGACTGAAGTGCAtcagtgatgggcacactaacacagttgaaaataaaaactagCAAACTTcttgtatattgtggtagtcgtcgatgaAATCGCTGTACAAAAATtgagcaagattggtcaataaatgcgcttgcagtgaccatagaagtgaaaatcgggcgatatatatatatatgagagttatatcaaaatctgaaccgatctctatgaaattcaccagtaatgccgagaatcattagaaaatcttttctggcgaatttctagaaaatcggttaataaatgagcactttattgcaatatttctcaaaatcagatgaaCATTACACGGgagctacagcggtcaaaaaaagtattcatcattcaatgttttttttttttaataagtctacaaaagacaattggaataaaaacatattaaactaatgatgcagtagtgcttgtgtgatatatatgtacacaatttcattgtttttaaagaaaaaaatagtatttattggaacaaaaagggccattttacagctgaacacaaaaaattaaacaaaaaaagtattcatcattgcaaaaaaacaaaaaaataaataacataatttaaaaaaattaatactttgttattcgaccaccgcgtcttataacttcttttaaacggtttgacatcgattggactaatttagcggttatattttggtctatattagtccattcctccattatcacctgttgcatttgactcttgctcgaaaaattgcgcgttctcaatttgcgttcgagatgttcccaaagatgttcaattgggttcaagtcgggactttggggaggagttttaatgactttggggcagttatacagcatccacatcttggtatttaaagcagaatgtttggggtcattatcttgataatattgaaagttattaccaagcccaagttttacagcactatcttttaaattcctctttaaaatgtcaatgtaatacttatgatccattactccattaataatttcaagatttcccgctcctgaagccgccatacaccctcaaaccattaaaccacctccaccatgttttacagtagcaactgtgtttcgttcttcaagctctgtatttggttttttgtacactatgacctttccatcgcacccaaaaagattaaacttgctctcgtctgcaaaaatgactgttttccaaaatgattcgggctgttttacatacatttttgcgaagtttagccttttcactcggtttattttatttataaagggcttcttacgtgcagttcttcctctgtaactatgccttttgagtgtatttcgaattgtttgtgtagtaacttccttccctaaatattccatagtgtttttacgaagaatggtcgcatttgtcttcggagttttctgaacttgccgcactagccaacgcacatctccaactgaaagtgcttttggtcgaccagatcttggtttattgtcaacagttatTGTCaacgtttctgtccactttctgatgatggattgtatagtagatcgtggtctgtttaatatttcactgatatttttttgagttaaaccattcctgtggtgttttattatcaaaacttttacctcatcagaaacctcgttttgcttacgacccattttgacaaaaactatattttcaatgaaattaaatatttgctgtcaagggcaaagcctcctttactaaataaaacagaaaagggggattcccaaataatatttgaatttgactttgatgatagcacatcagtgatgaatactttttttgttctgtttttggtgttattatataaaattgcattttttgcgctaattaaatttattttttgaatttattttaaaacatattacgaaaaataaactattgcataaaactgcattatttgtttactttaaattttcttcaattacccaaaataagtgaatttattatcaattttgctaatgatgaatactttttttgaccgctgtatatcgaaatttgaaccgatttcgagcaaactttacagatattgtagaagtcgtcgaggaaagcgttgtacgaagttttggtaagattggtcaataaatgggcttgcagtggctctaggagtgaaaatcgggcgatatatatatatgagagctatatctaaatcaggactgatctctatgaaattcgccagtaaggGCGGGAGTCATTAAAAAATGCTTCCggccaaatttcgaggaaatcggccaacaaatgaccattttattgcattattactgcacagcggacgatcatatatatgggagctatatcgaaatctgaaccgatttcgagaaaaacttttcagatattgtggaaatcatcgaggaaagcgttgaacaatgttttgggaagattggtcaataaatgcgctaacagtggctctaggagttaaaatcgggcgatatatatatatgagagctacatctaaatctgaaccgatttcgactaaattttgtagatattgtggaaatcgttgaggaaagcattgtacatctttttgggaagattggtcaataaatacgcttgcagtggctctaggagtgaaaatcgggcgatatatatatatatatgagagctatatttaaatctggactgatctttaagaaattcaacagtaatgtccAGAGTCATTAAAAaagcttcctgccaaatttcgtgagaatcggttaacaaatgaccattttattgcattataacagcaaatcggacgaacctatatatatggaagctatacctaaatctgggccgattttttccaatttgaataggcttcatctctaggccgaaaaacatgcctgtcctaaatttgaagacgatcgggtgaaaactgcgacctgtagtttgtacacaaattaaaagggacagacggacatagcaaaatcgaatcagaaagtgattctgggtcgatcgaaatattcatcaatgggtctatctctctttctttttggtgttacaaacaaatgcactaagtta
The Stomoxys calcitrans chromosome 3, idStoCalc2.1, whole genome shotgun sequence genome window above contains:
- the LOC106095486 gene encoding cullin-3 isoform X3, whose product is MNIRGSAPKKEGKMRIRAFPASMDEKYVETIWASLKNAIQEIQKKNNSGLSFEQLYRNAYNMVLHKYGHRLYFGLREVVKEHLEEKVRKDVLESLHNNFLPKLNQAWTDHQTSMVMIRDILMYMDRVYVQNREVENVYNLGLILFRDDIVRYSEIQKALRETLLNMVMDERSGEAINHLAIKNACQMLMALGINSRSVYEDDFEKPFLSQSASFYKFESQKFLAENNASVYLKKVESRIQEESSRAALYLDKDTEPRIVKVVEDELIKKHMRTIVEMENSGVVYMIKNSKTDDLACTYKLFSRLKDEGLKVIADTMSAYLREQGRMLVKEEENGSTNPISFVQNLLDLKDRFDQFLHHSFNNDRLFKNVISSDFEHFLNLNSKSPEYLSLFIDDKLKKGGKGMSEQEIEVILDKTMVLFRFLLEKDVFERYYKTHLAKRLLLNKSVSDDFEKNMISKLKTECGCQFTSKLEGMFKDMSISNTTNEEFKTYITNHNINLSVEFTCRILTTGFWPTQTSTPNCNIPAAPREAYEIFKKFYLDKHSGRQLTLQPQLGNACLNAVFYGRKPTDSAAAVADKDGPSSSMSSSTSAGACAIPTTTRKHILTVSTYQMCILMLFNNREVMTYEEILQETDIPERELQRAIQSLSMGKPSQRLLVRNSKTKTKDIDPSDEFLVNDAFVSKFHRIKIQTVAAKADTEPERKETRGKVDEDRKHEIEAAIVRIMKARKRMPHNLLVSDVTSQLKSRFLPSPVLIKKRIEGLIEREYLARTPDDRKVYVYLA
- the LOC106095486 gene encoding cullin-3 isoform X2, which gives rise to MNGRPVGTITRNVGGILKTAMLNSSNNGRGEERCSRIIARHCQISLASMDEKYVETIWASLKNAIQEIQKKNNSGLSFEQLYRNAYNMVLHKYGHRLYFGLREVVKEHLEEKVRKDVLESLHNNFLPKLNQAWTDHQTSMVMIRDILMYMDRVYVQNREVENVYNLGLILFRDDIVRYSEIQKALRETLLNMVMDERSGEAINHLAIKNACQMLMALGINSRSVYEDDFEKPFLSQSASFYKFESQKFLAENNASVYLKKVESRIQEESSRAALYLDKDTEPRIVKVVEDELIKKHMRTIVEMENSGVVYMIKNSKTDDLACTYKLFSRLKDEGLKVIADTMSAYLREQGRMLVKEEENGSTNPISFVQNLLDLKDRFDQFLHHSFNNDRLFKNVISSDFEHFLNLNSKSPEYLSLFIDDKLKKGGKGMSEQEIEVILDKTMVLFRFLLEKDVFERYYKTHLAKRLLLNKSVSDDFEKNMISKLKTECGCQFTSKLEGMFKDMSISNTTNEEFKTYITNHNINLSVEFTCRILTTGFWPTQTSTPNCNIPAAPREAYEIFKKFYLDKHSGRQLTLQPQLGNACLNAVFYGRKPTDSAAAVADKDGPSSSMSSSTSAGACAIPTTTRKHILTVSTYQMCILMLFNNREVMTYEEILQETDIPERELQRAIQSLSMGKPSQRLLVRNSKTKTKDIDPSDEFLVNDAFVSKFHRIKIQTVAAKADTEPERKETRGKVDEDRKHEIEAAIVRIMKARKRMPHNLLVSDVTSQLKSRFLPSPVLIKKRIEGLIEREYLARTPDDRKVYVYLA
- the LOC106095486 gene encoding cullin-3 isoform X1, encoding MKRGRPFRISRLRNIRRVRISETANTHLSNSIDSSSKVQINYSAQIPASMDEKYVETIWASLKNAIQEIQKKNNSGLSFEQLYRNAYNMVLHKYGHRLYFGLREVVKEHLEEKVRKDVLESLHNNFLPKLNQAWTDHQTSMVMIRDILMYMDRVYVQNREVENVYNLGLILFRDDIVRYSEIQKALRETLLNMVMDERSGEAINHLAIKNACQMLMALGINSRSVYEDDFEKPFLSQSASFYKFESQKFLAENNASVYLKKVESRIQEESSRAALYLDKDTEPRIVKVVEDELIKKHMRTIVEMENSGVVYMIKNSKTDDLACTYKLFSRLKDEGLKVIADTMSAYLREQGRMLVKEEENGSTNPISFVQNLLDLKDRFDQFLHHSFNNDRLFKNVISSDFEHFLNLNSKSPEYLSLFIDDKLKKGGKGMSEQEIEVILDKTMVLFRFLLEKDVFERYYKTHLAKRLLLNKSVSDDFEKNMISKLKTECGCQFTSKLEGMFKDMSISNTTNEEFKTYITNHNINLSVEFTCRILTTGFWPTQTSTPNCNIPAAPREAYEIFKKFYLDKHSGRQLTLQPQLGNACLNAVFYGRKPTDSAAAVADKDGPSSSMSSSTSAGACAIPTTTRKHILTVSTYQMCILMLFNNREVMTYEEILQETDIPERELQRAIQSLSMGKPSQRLLVRNSKTKTKDIDPSDEFLVNDAFVSKFHRIKIQTVAAKADTEPERKETRGKVDEDRKHEIEAAIVRIMKARKRMPHNLLVSDVTSQLKSRFLPSPVLIKKRIEGLIEREYLARTPDDRKVYVYLA